A genome region from Eurosta solidaginis isolate ZX-2024a chromosome 2, ASM4086904v1, whole genome shotgun sequence includes the following:
- the LOC137242799 gene encoding uncharacterized protein has product MPTKSVHKWMSNGMERLSIRLARYKPSCNGYNRIQPVLLSRSVTQMLNNPLPVEDQIGSIMTATNQQQQQQVSQQQTHQGCVRPKGVLSRPDAEWEEVYPTVQFSRCEDYCEGKAVESSTAERKFAYYRNCSTRLS; this is encoded by the coding sequence ATGCCAACCAAATCGGTACACAAATGGATGTCCAACGGGATGGAACGTTTATCAATTAGATTGGCGCGTTACAAACCGTCTTGCAATGGTTACAATCGTATACAGCCAGTGTTGTTGTCACGTAGTGTTACACAAATGTTGAATAATCCTTTGCCAGTGGAGGATCAAATTGGCAGCATCATGACAGCGAcaaatcaacagcaacaacaacaagtgtcACAGCAACAAACACACCAAGGATGCGTTCGACCTAAAGGTGTTCTGAGTCGTCCTGATGCAGAATGGGAAGAAGTTTATCCCACTGTGCAATTTAGCAGATGTGAAGATTATTGTGAAGGTAAAGCGGTCGAATCTTCAACAGCAGAACGGAAATTTGCTTATTATCGAAATTGCTCGACTAGATTAAGTTAG